In a single window of the Bacillus clarus genome:
- a CDS encoding TrmB family transcriptional regulator: MEELYKELQKWGFSQYECKAYIGLLKNYPITGYEISKRSGVPRSTIYEVVAKLIDKGAVYTVPSDPVTYAPLPAKELIRRLRNNFENSMNYLEKNLSALESEQEVDVIHRISSDEHVVAEMIDIINKAEEEIWLSIWEPQASSIKSAIDRRINEEIHVFSILFGASDMQLGVTTHHNYMAPEVAEERMNGRLTIVARDNEEVLIANFSPNTPAWAIKTEDPALVLIAMEYIRHDIMFSELVKEVGPEKTEALWKNDSNLFHVVTGKRFK; the protein is encoded by the coding sequence ATGGAAGAACTTTATAAAGAACTTCAGAAATGGGGATTTTCGCAATATGAATGCAAAGCGTATATAGGCCTTTTGAAGAATTATCCCATAACAGGATATGAAATAAGTAAAAGGTCAGGTGTACCTCGTTCAACGATTTACGAAGTGGTGGCAAAATTAATAGATAAAGGTGCGGTTTATACAGTACCTTCTGATCCTGTAACCTATGCCCCATTGCCAGCTAAAGAGTTAATCCGTCGATTACGTAACAACTTCGAAAATTCTATGAATTATCTTGAAAAGAATTTATCTGCTTTAGAAAGTGAACAAGAAGTAGATGTGATTCATCGTATCAGCAGCGATGAGCATGTTGTTGCTGAAATGATTGATATCATAAATAAAGCAGAAGAAGAAATATGGTTGTCGATTTGGGAACCACAAGCCTCTTCTATAAAAAGTGCTATAGATAGACGAATAAATGAAGAAATCCATGTTTTCTCTATTCTTTTTGGAGCATCTGATATGCAGCTTGGTGTAACTACTCATCATAATTACATGGCTCCCGAAGTAGCTGAGGAACGTATGAATGGTCGATTAACGATTGTCGCACGGGACAATGAAGAAGTATTAATTGCAAATTTTTCTCCAAATACACCTGCATGGGCAATAAAAACAGAAGATCCAGCCCTGGTATTAATCGCAATGGAGTACATTAGACATGACATTATGTTCTCAGAATTAGTTAAAGAAGTTGGTCCAGAGAAAACGGAAGCTCTTTGGAAAAACGATTCTAATCTATTCCATGTTGTCACTGGAAAACGGTTCAAATAA
- a CDS encoding DMT family transporter, translated as MEKVFTKSTYALLLLVFLWGVSWPIYKMAVPYTPPLLFAGMRALIGGLILAALIYKMRNRSKWRENWLKYCISAFFNTILFFGLQTVGLIYLPGGLFSVLVYFQPVLLGLFAWIWLGEDMSSFKIMGLIIGFLGIVVVSVDGLTVHVSIIGVVLGLLMAFSWALGVVYVKKVSNEVDAFWMVSLQCIIGGVILIGTGTIVEDWSAIEWNGKYLLGLGYGSTFGIPLAYIIYYKLINAGEASKVGTFTFLVPIIAVFIGTVFLDEPITYRLVVGLLLVGVSIYLVNYRGKTVNASLFNSAQVKSNTEE; from the coding sequence TTGGAGAAGGTCTTTACAAAATCGACGTATGCATTACTATTATTAGTCTTTCTTTGGGGTGTAAGTTGGCCAATCTATAAAATGGCTGTGCCTTATACGCCACCGTTATTATTTGCAGGTATGCGTGCATTGATTGGTGGCCTTATACTTGCAGCTCTCATATATAAAATGAGGAACAGGAGCAAATGGCGTGAAAATTGGTTGAAATATTGTATTTCAGCATTCTTTAATACGATTCTCTTTTTTGGGTTACAGACAGTAGGGCTCATTTATTTGCCAGGAGGACTGTTTTCAGTGCTTGTCTATTTTCAGCCAGTTTTACTTGGATTGTTTGCTTGGATTTGGCTTGGAGAGGACATGTCGTCGTTTAAAATCATGGGTTTGATTATCGGATTTCTTGGGATTGTAGTTGTCAGTGTGGACGGATTAACCGTTCATGTATCGATCATTGGTGTTGTCTTAGGGTTGCTTATGGCATTTAGCTGGGCGCTTGGTGTGGTTTATGTGAAGAAGGTGAGCAACGAAGTAGATGCTTTCTGGATGGTGTCTTTGCAGTGTATTATTGGTGGAGTTATTCTAATAGGTACTGGAACAATTGTTGAAGACTGGTCAGCTATTGAATGGAATGGTAAGTACCTTTTGGGACTCGGATACGGCTCCACTTTTGGCATTCCACTGGCATATATCATTTACTATAAACTTATTAATGCGGGAGAGGCAAGCAAAGTCGGTACATTCACGTTTCTTGTACCGATCATTGCAGTATTCATCGGTACGGTGTTTTTAGATGAACCGATAACTTACCGCCTTGTCGTAGGGTTATTATTAGTAGGTGTAAGTATTTATCTCGTGAATTATCGCGGAAAAACGGTGAATGCTTCATTATTCAATAGTGCGCAGGTAAAATCTAATACGGAAGAGTAA
- a CDS encoding LysR substrate-binding domain-containing protein encodes MAPHTQNRFRTPIEAIKQCVMCGLSISLLLMITGRQEWHEKKLQVTLAKETKFATQLTYHKNKWISPALHEFLTIVREHAEKWERR; translated from the coding sequence GTGGCCCCTCATACCCAGAATCGTTTCCGTACCCCTATTGAGGCGATCAAGCAATGTGTTATGTGCGGGTTAAGCATTTCTTTATTGCTAATGATTACAGGGAGGCAAGAATGGCATGAAAAGAAACTACAAGTTACGCTTGCAAAAGAGACGAAATTCGCAACACAACTTACGTATCATAAAAACAAATGGATTTCTCCAGCTTTACATGAGTTTTTAACAATTGTACGTGAACATGCGGAGAAGTGGGAGAGACGGTAG
- a CDS encoding AzlC family ABC transporter permease — protein MNLSNVQVNSSQRDEDSFIKGVKDCIPTLLGYLSIGIAAGVIQKTAGLSIAEIALMSLILYAGSAQFIAAGMMATSSSLTAIIITIFFVNLRHILLSAALAPYFRHLSPFRNMLVGSLLTDETFGVAISEAAKKKQISERWMHGLNITAYINWLVANLAGAFLAQWISNPEEFGLGFALPAMFIGILIITMLGRSTIKLDIIVAIIAVVIAVGSSFILSSSMGVIVATIIASTIGMVVEKWK, from the coding sequence ATGAATCTGTCGAACGTCCAAGTGAATTCATCTCAGAGAGATGAAGATAGCTTTATCAAAGGAGTAAAAGATTGCATCCCTACATTACTGGGTTATTTAAGTATCGGAATAGCGGCAGGTGTTATTCAAAAGACTGCGGGACTTAGCATAGCTGAGATAGCTCTAATGTCTTTAATCCTCTATGCTGGCTCTGCTCAGTTTATTGCTGCAGGAATGATGGCAACAAGCAGTTCTCTTACTGCCATTATTATTACGATTTTCTTTGTTAATCTTCGTCATATTTTACTTAGTGCAGCACTAGCACCTTATTTTCGGCATCTTTCTCCATTTCGGAATATGTTAGTAGGTTCCCTACTTACCGATGAGACATTTGGTGTTGCTATTAGCGAAGCTGCAAAGAAAAAACAAATCAGTGAAAGATGGATGCATGGCCTTAACATAACAGCTTATATAAATTGGCTTGTAGCTAATTTAGCAGGAGCATTTTTGGCACAGTGGATTTCCAATCCTGAAGAATTCGGTCTAGGATTTGCCTTGCCAGCGATGTTTATAGGGATTCTTATTATAACAATGTTAGGACGAAGTACAATCAAACTAGATATCATTGTCGCAATTATAGCAGTTGTTATTGCTGTGGGAAGTTCTTTCATATTGTCCAGTAGTATGGGGGTTATTGTTGCTACAATTATTGCTTCAACAATAGGAATGGTGGTGGAGAAATGGAAGTAA
- a CDS encoding YciI family protein has translation MNYFVILFTQGENWEQGKKIWEQDLEKHRDFWREYGEKTDKVIGAGPFTDDTGGMIILEIESLDEATRIVNLDPAVIGEIFKTTVHPWHPLSKRF, from the coding sequence ATGAACTACTTTGTTATCCTATTTACGCAAGGTGAAAATTGGGAACAAGGAAAAAAAATTTGGGAGCAAGATTTGGAAAAACACAGAGATTTTTGGAGAGAATACGGAGAAAAGACTGATAAGGTAATAGGTGCAGGCCCTTTTACGGATGACACTGGCGGCATGATTATTTTAGAAATAGAGAGTCTTGATGAGGCTACAAGAATTGTTAACCTTGATCCGGCTGTTATTGGTGAAATATTCAAAACAACTGTACACCCGTGGCATCCACTTTCGAAAAGATTTTAG
- a CDS encoding AzlD domain-containing protein codes for MEVRWEVFLIILGAAIVTFIPRVVPLMVLSRFELPEWGMRWLNYVPISVIAALIGQEIFIHDGKIASLTSNIEFFAAIPTFIIAIKTRSLLGTVLGGIISIISLRFLF; via the coding sequence ATGGAAGTAAGATGGGAAGTTTTTTTAATTATTCTAGGGGCAGCTATTGTAACGTTTATCCCAAGGGTCGTTCCTCTTATGGTACTAAGTCGTTTCGAGTTACCGGAATGGGGAATGCGATGGTTAAATTATGTCCCTATTTCTGTTATAGCTGCTTTGATTGGTCAAGAGATATTTATTCATGATGGAAAGATTGCATCACTTACAAGCAACATTGAATTTTTTGCAGCCATACCAACTTTCATTATAGCTATAAAAACACGTAGTTTATTGGGAACCGTACTGGGAGGTATTATTTCCATTATTAGTTTGCGCTTTTTGTTTTAA
- a CDS encoding M23 family metallopeptidase has protein sequence MAGQVDTYKEDPISFNICPTCPLVSTPFYSYPGFPLSGRITAIKGCGSTHSGALDLTVPNIKIGTPVYAAESGYINVLSYGHESCGCSNVCNYGNFVSIRSNNDHFITQYVHVTPLPGLKLKDQVSVGQQIGTVDISGSSCSPHVHMARYNSSGSPTCDWQLGVTAHTVPSHSHSYPYFHHTHPSVPVDPGVSAHPYMHSPGVYHPSVPPIPRSCLYYW, from the coding sequence ATGGCAGGACAAGTAGATACTTATAAGGAGGATCCAATTTCATTTAATATTTGTCCAACATGTCCTTTAGTTAGTACTCCATTTTATAGTTATCCTGGATTTCCTTTATCAGGTAGAATAACAGCAATTAAAGGTTGCGGGTCTACACATTCGGGAGCGCTGGATTTGACGGTTCCGAATATTAAAATAGGTACTCCAGTATATGCTGCAGAATCAGGATATATTAATGTATTATCATATGGTCATGAATCATGTGGATGTAGCAACGTGTGTAATTATGGTAACTTTGTTTCAATAAGAAGCAATAATGATCATTTTATCACTCAATATGTCCATGTAACTCCGCTTCCTGGTCTTAAATTAAAAGATCAGGTATCTGTAGGTCAACAAATTGGTACAGTCGATATTTCTGGTTCTTCTTGTTCTCCTCACGTTCATATGGCTAGGTATAACTCTTCTGGTAGTCCAACTTGTGATTGGCAATTAGGTGTAACGGCTCACACTGTTCCATCTCATTCTCATTCTTATCCTTATTTCCATCATACTCATCCTAGCGTGCCAGTCGATCCTGGAGTATCAGCTCATCCTTATATGCATTCTCCAGGGGTTTATCACCCTAGTGTTCCACCAATTCCTCGTTCATGTTTATATTATTGGTAA